The DNA segment CATCTGGACCGAAGAGAGTCTCAGCGTAATACTCAAGGCCTTCCGTTCGCGCGGTGATCTCAAGCAGATTCACAGAACGACCAAGGAAATCGGTGGTCACATTGAAGGTTAGCGATCGTGGCATATATGACTTTGGCGAGAAGATCAGATTCGTTTGATAATTCACACCGACATTATATTCCTCGGAAAAGAAGGAATTCTCATAATTACGCGAGAATTTTCTAACATCGCTGTTGAATTTGTTGTCGATATCTCGATCCGTTAGCAAACTTTGAATCTCGACTCTGGTAGGTGAAGCGGAGTTGTAGAGATTCGTTAAATGGCTCCATACGAAAGAACCAACTTGATTGACCTCTTCTACTTTGAGAGTGTGCTTAATAGTTTTGACAACATTGTAATCGGGGCAACGCATTACCTGTAGATAAGAGGCAATACGGATTTCCGTATCTAATGTCGTGTTACGGTAATAATCAAGGAAAAATTCATCCCGTGTCTCTTCGCAGGACGGCAGCCTACGATGAGCATCTACGGCCGCAATGCGAGCTTCCATAGGTAAGAATCCTCCAATGTCGTCGATGCATTTCTTCAGTTCCTGTCGCAAGCTCTTCGTTTCAAGTCCCATGTTGCCGATAGCTTTCAAAGCTTCCAGCGTTTCTTTTATAGTAGCAGGAGGATGAAAACGGGGCTCGCAACCTTGTGAGATTTTCTGTTGAAGATGAGATAGAAACACATTTACTTCCTCCACATTGATGCAATCAGCATCGCTGTGTTTGCAAATACGTATGAACGATAGTAGAATAGCTGAGAATAAACTGGACGTGAGGAATTTGATACTGAAAGTCTAGTAGCTTTGAAACAGCTTTAAATGGTGTCCTGATCCGGTTGTGGAAACAAAGCGAAGTAACGATCCAATCATTGATGGTCGCCTCGTTGACATATTTCTTGATTATAAGATCATTCATCACTTTCACTGCGGCGTTGCTATTAAAAATGGCAGTGCCGCGACAATGTgcttttttccatttttgcaaATACTATTAGCTCTGTTGAATAGCTGCGACAACGAGGGATAATCCAGAAACGCGAGCCGAATGAATgaaattagtaaatatttcagaaaaaccTTTGCTTGGCAACTCGTCGGCGCTCCCAAGCCTGCACATATGTTTCAACAAGTCTCTAGAGGTCCGCAGTTCACCGTGGCATAGTCTTCAGAGTCTTCGCGTGGTCATACAACAATGTCGTCCTTTCATGCGAGGTGCACCTTGTACGAAGTTATCCTCATCTTTTTCCTCATCATCGTTATCTTCATCCTCTTCGAATCCGTAACTGAAATTTGTTTCCGTTAATTCTTGAACCAGCTGAAGGATAGCTTGAGATTCCGTCCTGGCGCCAGCTTTGTCGCCATTGGAAAGCGGCTGAAGTATTCGCATCTCATCGCATACTACTCTTTCATAACATTATGATCAATCGTGATTTCGCAAATCGCTGCGCGAATTGTACAATCCATGTTGCTGATGTTGTTTTCGCGGACTTTGGTAAGGATTCGATTGCACGATAGAGAAGTACTTGGGGCCATTTTGGCAGTCGGCCAGGTATTTACTTTCTTGACAATTAGACTGGTCTTCCGGGCTTCGTACAAGCGATAATGAGTATCGCAGCTCCCGTGAACATCTACCCTCGTCACCACGATGGTCTACGTCAAAGCGTCGCATACTGTTCTGCAGCATCGATAAGACGCCCCGTTTGATATTCAATGCCCAAATTGGCTCATGCCGATCCGGACACAGCTCGTGAATCAATCCATCATCGAAGGTAAACCTCAGCTCATGACGCTCGAGGCTGGCCTTAAACTCGGAGCCAGCGCGATCCGGAAACTCGGGATTATACGCATTGCGATCATGACTGATGCTGGCATTCAGAATTCTTAGAGTGCCCTCGCATGGACTGTTGAAATGTACGGACAGGGTGGCATCAATGTGCAGAGCTGAATCGTTTTTCGAATAAGGAGACGACAACTGATAGCCCAGATTTGTACTCACATCCATGGAATACGCGTACACATAGTGAATATCTTCATGatatttgaattttctttccgacggaactaaaaaaaattgttaaataatatcatatccctatttattattatataattatatgagatatattcttacttgcgcattattttataataattttttaaatattttaaaatttaaagatatttctacaaagaaaatagataaaaatagaaaaaaaaattatattgtgttgttatttttataactttgtaatttataatattgtaattttttactttagaacacatatgcacaaaatactgattaatttaataaaaatgttatttaaaagcgttattttttttaatgcgaaaaaaatattattataaagaaataatgcaaaaatattaatatctctaaaaaaatataattaacaaagatttattatttgttataactgATGTTAGTAAAATGTTTTACGGTTGCATCTGTCAATAATctgttttcttaataattatcactTCCTCGTAATTGCTTATCTATGCAAGCAgcgtttgaaaaataaacgtCAGAGTCCTTCACCTCGATAGACGCACGTACTACGTACGATATCTTACTGCAATTCATTCacatttaagtaataaaaaaatataaatacatatacttatatagataaaaatagaaaagctATTGGTTTAactagtttaataaattaataaattattacttaaaattaattatttacatttaaaaatttacttatatgtatgaaatattaaagcacaaatattttattatctacatGTTTAGCTGCGTACAACTgtttatatttgcataaattaaaatgacaaaaatctatcaattttttttttaattaataatatttatgtaaagaaaaaatttaaaagcgagacgttaaaaaattctatactaacggttttacagaaaaaagtgTGAGTCGGTAAAAAATAGATCTTCGTTTCTCCTTTCATGCGTCATGAGATAAACACTAAACTTCCAGAGATTGTAATTCAAGCCTATGGAAATATGATAACTAAATGTGCCGAACTGTGACAGCCTGCAGTGTGTGTGGTTCGGTAGTCACATGAAAATTACCTACCCTTGCATTTTGTTCGGCCGCACTGCGTTGAGTCCTTAGCAATCTCTGTAGAAACAAAGATCGTAAAAAATATCACCCACATGTAAAACATCTGGCGCATATGTTCACTATactatataatacattaattatgtttctttctctttctctctctctctctctctcctctctctctctctctctctctctctctctctctctctctctctctctctctctctctctcctttaataaaataatataaatattaaattaaataattctaaatgctgtgataaataaattttgataataataaatctaaatagcatttttttaaattgaattgttttttaaGAACATAAACACGTTTTTCAATGCTATATTCCTAAATCATTAAATCACAATATCCGAAAAGTAACACTTCGATCAAAATTGGacgatattacattaaataattctaaattcttcaaaaaataaattttagtaacaataaataaatgtaattagtatattatacagttttttttaaattatgtagatCATTCATTTGAGAAAGATGTAAATGCATTTTCAAGTGCCTAACTAAATTAAGTCACAAAtacattctttatttttcattgatttaaCATAAAGAATCGCTCAACAGAAGTTTTATGCAATtggattatttttacttttcattgATTACTTTGAGAGTATTTTCTTACAATGCGAGCCAATAAAACCTAGTGTCGTAAAGGGTATCATCATTCGGTAACGATTACGCTCAAATTACTGATACACCGGACGTCGCAATAAACATATACACACCGCAATGCATACGCACCGGAAATGACTGATAATTACCTCCTTGCACGGTAGTTGTCGCGCACACGATTGCAAAAAGCAATATTGCTTTGGCAATCATTTCCATGGGGGCGGCAATCCTTATTCGGTTCCAGAATTTACGAACTCTCAAAGAACACTCCTACCGCACAATCCTCATCTCTCAACGCGGATTTTATAGAAACTCGCCTTGTTGTTTTGCCGATCAGAAAACAAAAATCCGCTAGTACGCGTTCTTGACAACCGATTTATACTGAAGAATCAGGAAAGAGGAACTTTCACAATGAACAGGCCTTGCATCGATCACTACACTATTCCAGATCTCTTGTTTTCTTCTTCGTGgctttcttctcttctctcgtcACCTCCTTGAAAGTTCTACTTAAAGAAATCTTAAATCGCACGGAGATGAGATCTACGGAGACCGTTGTCGCGGTGGCTGGGCTCTTTCTCCCGCAGCGAAAATACCCGGTGATGACCACCCGGGCGATAAACCTGGGGTACGGATCGACGACTTGATTAGAGATAAAGATGGaagtggagagagagagaacgtacGGCGTCCACTGCGTGCAGCTAAATAAGTATTTCCGTTGCTGGTCGACCGACGAATGGCCGAACGACGAGGGAGAGAATCGGATGTTAAAGGTCTCCCGATGCTTTCTATGTTTGTGCAGAGGTCGGAGGTCCCGTCTGACCGATAAGATAGCTCACCACGATAAAATCCTAGGAAGGCATCGTCTTCGTGCGTAAGAGCGTGTCAAGAGTGACGAATAGTTGAAACTCAGTTTTTGCTgactcgaaaaaaaaagaaatatctttaGTTCAGTATCTTAAATTACGCGTTTCTTAAATAGTTTCCGAAGAAAAAAACGCAACCAAACGCATGATCTTCAGACAAATCAACTCATTCAAAAaacgattataaaaatacgtatagaGACATAAATTAATCGTGGAGATTGAACATCCGAAAATATAATCTCGCTTTTATAATTCTCAGTTTAAAGATTTTGaccaaacttttattaacttgattaatttaaaaaatcatatgctattttgtaaattatcatgtaaatagaatttttaattttttttataataccatatggaaaaaagattagattcgactattagaattaattaaaagcataACTTTATTTGTGATTTCTCAcgtctaaaaattttaatcaaacttcAATTAACTTAATCGATAATTGAGTTGCCAAATATCTGTGCtattttactaattacttATATGacgaaattattaatgttttattatgtaatcaaTGCATAATACTTTGTCATATGATATTCCTCACGGAGGCTTTTTCTTCGGCAAGATTAAACCCACCTATTACGGTGTTTCTGACCAAATCCATTCTTACCATACATCAGtcagagaagaaaaagaagataaactCCTTTATTGCCGGCTGAACAACgccaaaaaattgtaacatttagtcgaatacaaattattatcactgttacaaaaatgtgataatataacgaaataattatataagaaaaaacatgAGATTACGTGTTTGTgtgtgttaataaaataacaattaaatttaactttttctatGTCTTTTAAATCAGTAgtcataattaattcttacaaTTATCCCAAAAATGTGATACGGAcgcaataaaaaagattaaaaaattatattccggACAAGATTATATTGCATTATAGAAAAAGAGTTTGactttaagatataaaaataagatgttTATTTCCCGTTTtcaaatacttaaaaatgtatcaacagttttttttaaaaagatttaaattgtaaatatttaaaattttcttatgaaTATATCGATAAGTACGCGCTCGAACGAATTACGGCGGAAAATTAAAGTAACGAAAATGCATAACGCGCTCACCATTGACGCGCGAGTCCATTTGATCCGGAAACGTTTGCAAGTTTCACGGATCACTTATTACTAacaataatgtaacaaatttatatattttttatttttattatataaaaatgtaatgtttatatgatgcacaataaaaatagaaagtaaaTACAAAGAGAATTGCCCTCCCAGATATGtcaaaactatccagcacgacagtATATAATTCAtgtgtcgtgctgatttcgggcatttaaaattatgtacacacgTTAAAcattagaactctgtttaaaaattatagaaaaacagcagtatacgagaactgcCGAGAATTATCgtcagatataaaaaaaactatccagcacgacaattaaattttagtttcgtgctgatttcagccattaaaattatgtacacaagtttaaacgttagaactctgtttaaaaattatagaaaacaatgcagtatacgaaaactgtcgagaattgtcgccagatatgtaaaaactatccagcacgacaattaaacattaattttcgtgctgatttcagcctcttaaaattgtgtacacaagtttaaacgatagacctctgtttaaacattaagaaaaaacaatgcagaatacgagaactgtcgaggattgtcgccagatatctaaaaactatccagcacgacaattaaaattaattttcgtgctgatttcagcctcttaaaattgtgtacacaagttaaaacgttagaactctgtttaaacattaagaaaaacaatgcagaatacgagaactgtcgagaattgtcgccagatatctaaaaaatatccagcacgacaattaaaattaaatttcgtgccgatttcagccttttaaaattgtgtacacaagttaaaacgatagaactctgtttaaacattaagaaaaaacaatgcagaatacgagaactgtcgagaattgtcgccagatatatctaaaaactatccagcacgacaattaaaattaaatttcgtgctgatttcagccttttaaaattgtgtacacaagtttaaacgatagaactctgtttaacattaaaaaaaaacaatgcagaatacgagaactgtcgagaattgtcgccagatatgtaaaaactatccagcacgacaattaaaattaattttcgtgctgatttcagcctcttaaaattgtgtacacaagtttaaacgatagaactctgtttaaacattaagaaaaaacaatgcagaatacgagaactgtcgagaattgtcgccagatatctaaaaactatccagcacgacaattaaaattaattttcgtgccgatttcagcctcttaaaattgtgtacacaagtttaaacgatagaactctgtttaataattaaggaaaacaatgcagtatacgagaactgtcgagaatatTCGCCAGATATCtgaaaactatccagcacgacaattaaaattaattttcgtgctgatttcagcctcttaaaattgtgtacacaagtttaaacgatagaactctgtttaaacattaagaaaaaacaatgcagaatacgagaactgtggagaattgtcgccagatatgtaaaaactatccagcacgacaattaaaattaattttgtgctgatttcagccttctaaaattgtgtacacaagttagaacgttagaactctgtttaaacattaagaaaaaacaatgcagaatacgagaactgtggagaattgtcgccagatatctaaaaactatccagcacgacaacgaaaattaattttcgggctgatttcagcttcttaaaattgtgtacacaagttagaacgttagaactctgtttaaacattaagaaaaaacaatgcagaatacgagaactgtggagaattgtcgccagatatgtaaaaactatccagcacgacaacgaaaattaattttcgggctgatttcagcttcttaaaattgtgtacacaagttagaacgttagaactctgtttaaacattaagaaaaaacaatgcagagtacgagaactgtggagaattgccgccagatatgtaaaaactatccagcacgacaattaaaattaattttcgtgctgatttcagcctcctaaaattgtgtacacaagttagaacgttagaactctgtttaaacattaagaaaaaacaatgcagaatacgagaactttggagaattgtcgccagatatgtaaaaactatccagcacgacaacgaaattaattttcgggctgatttcaacttcttaaaattgtgtacacaagttagaacgttagaactctgtttaaacattaagaaaaaacaatgcagaatacgagaactgtggaggattgtcgccagatatctaaaaactatccagcacgacaattaaaattaattttcgtgctgattttagcttcttaaaattgtgtacacaagttagaacgttagaactctgtttaaacattaagaaaaaacaatgcagaataagagaactgtggagaattgtcgctagatgtgtaaaaactatccagcacgacaacgaaaattaattttcgggctgatttcagcttcttaaaattgtgtacacaagttagaacgttagaactctgtttaaaaattaagaaaaaacaatgcagaatacgagaactgtcgagaattgtcgccagatatctaaaaactatccagcacgacaacgaaaattaattttcgggctgatttcagcttcttaaaattgtgtacacaagttagaacgttagaactctgtttaaacattaagaaaaaacaatgcagaatacgagaactgtggagaattgtcgccagatatgtaaaaactatccagcacgacaacgaaattaattttcgggctgatttcagcttcttaaaattgtgtacacaagttagaacgttagaactctgtttaaacattaagaaaaaaaatgcagaatacgagaactgtggagaattgtcgccagatatgtaaaaactatccagcacgacaacgaaaattaattttcgggctgatttcagcttcttaaaattgtgtacacaagttagaacgttagaactctgtttaaacattaagaaaaaacaatgcagaatacgagaactgtggagaattgtcgccagatatgtaaaaactatccagcacgacaacgaaaattaattttcgggctgatttcagcttcttaaaattgtgtacacaagttagaacgttagaactctgtttaaacattaagaaaaaacaatgcagaatacgagaactgtggagaattgtcgccagatatctaaaaactatccagcacgacaattaaaattaattttcgtgctgatttcagcttcttaaaattgtgtacacaagttagaacgttagaactctgtttaaacattaagaaaaaacaatgcagaatacgagaactgtggagaattgtcgccagatatgtaaaaactatccagcacgacaacgaaaattaattttcgggctgatttcagcttcttaaaattgtgtacacaagttagaacgttagaactctgtttaaacattaagaaaaacaatgcagaatacgagaactgtggagaattgtcgccagatatgtaaaaactatccagcacgacaattaaaattaattttcgtgctgatttcagcttcttaaaattgtgtacacaagttagaacgttagaactctgtttaaacattaagaaaaaacaatgcagaatacgagaactgtggagaattgtcgccagatatgtaaaaactatccagcacgacaattaaaattaattttctgctgatttcagcttcttaaaattgtgtacacaagttagaacgttagaactctgtttaaacattaagaaaaaacaatgcagaatacgagaactgtgagaattgtcgccagatatctaaaaactatccagcacgacaattaaaattaattttcgggctgatttcagcttcttaaaattgtgtacacaagttagaacgttagaactctgtttaaacattaagaaaaaacaatgcagaatacgagaactgtggagaattgtcgccagatatctaaaaactatccagcacgacaattaaaattaattttcgtgctgatttcagcttcttaaaattgtgtacacaagttagaacgttagaactctgtttaaacattaagaaaaaacaatgcagaatacgagaactgtggagaattgtcgccagatatgtaaaaactatccagcacgacaacgaaaattaattttcgggctgatttcagcttcttaaaattgtgtacacaagttagaacgttagaactctgtttaaacattaagaaaaaacaatgcagaatacgagaactgtcgagaattgtcgccagatatctaaaaactatccagcacgacaattaaaattaattttcgtgctgatttcagcttcttaaaattgtgtacacaagttagaacgttagaactctgtttaaacattaagaaaaaacaatgcagaatacgagaactgtcgagaattgtcgccagatatgtaaaaactatccagcacgacaattaaaattaattttcgtgctgatttcagcttcttaaaattgtgtacacaagttagaacgttagaactctgtttaaacattaagaaaaaacaatgcagaatacgagaactgtggagaattgtcgccagatatctaaaaactatccagcacgacaattaaaattaattttcgtgctgatttcagcttcttaaaattgtgtacacaagttagaacgttagaactctgtttaaacattaagaaaaaacaatgcagaatacgagaactgtggagaattgtcgccagatatgtaaaaactatccagcacgacaattaaaattaattttcgtgctgatttcagcttcttaaaattgtgtacacaagttagaacgttagaactctgtttaaacattaagaaaaaacaatgcagaatacgagaactgtcgagaattgtcgccagatatctaaaaactatccagcacgacaattaaaattaattttcgtgctgatttcagcttttaaaattgtgtacacaagttagaacgttagaactctgtttaaacattaagaaaaaacaatgcagaatacgagaactgtcgagaattgtcgccagatatctaaaaactatccagcacgacaattaaaattaattttcgtgctgatttcagcttcttaaaattgtgtacacaagttagaacgttagaactctgtttaaacattaagaaaaaacaatgcagaatacgagaactgtcgagaattgtcgccagatatctaaaaactatccagcacgacaattaaaattaattttcgggctgatttcagcttcttaaaattgtgtacacaagttagaacgttagaactctgtttaaacattaagaaaaacaatgcagaatacgagaactgtggagaattgtcgccagatatctaaaaactatccagcacgacaattaaaattaattttcgtgctgatttcagcttcttaaaattgtgtacacaagttagaacgttagaactctgtttaaacattaagaaaaaacaatgcagaatacgagaactgtggagaattgtcgccagatatgtaaaaactatccagcacgacaattaaaattaattttcgtgctgatttcagcttcttaaaattgtgtacacaagttagaacgttagaactctgtttaaacattaagaaaaaacaatgcagaatacgagaactgtggagaattgtcgccagatatgtaaaaactatccagcacgacaattaaaattaattttcgtgctgatttcagcttcttaaaattgtgtacacaagttagaacgttagaactctgtttaaacattaagaaaaaacaatgcagaatacgagaactgtggagaattgtcgccagatatgtaaaaactatccagcacgacaattaaaattaattttctgctgatttcagcttcttaaaattgtgtacacaagttagaacgttagaactctgtttaaacattaagaaaaaacaatgcagaatacgagaactgtggagaattgtcgccagatatgtaaaaactatccagcacgacaattaaaattaattttcgtgctgatttcagcttcttaaaattgtgtacacaagttagaacgttagaactctgtttaaacattaagaaaatcaatgcagaatacgagaactgtggagaattgtcgccagatatctaaaaactatccagcacgacaattaaaattaattttcgtgctgatttcagcttcttaaaattgtgtacacaagttagaacgttagaactctgtttaaacattaagaaaaaacaatgcagaatacgagaactgtggagaattgtcgccagatatctaaaaactatccagcacgacaattaaaattaattttcgtgctgatttcagcttcttaaaattgtgtacacaagttagaacgttagaactctgtttaaacattaagaaaaaacaatgcagaatacgagaactgtggagaattgtcgccagatatctaaaaactatccagcacgacaattaaaattaattttcgtgctgatttcagcttcttaaaattgtgtacacaagttagaacgttagaactctgtttaaacattaagaaaaaacaatgcagaatacgagaactgtggagaattgtcgccagatatctaaaaactatccagcacgacaattaaaattaattttcgtgctga comes from the Monomorium pharaonis isolate MP-MQ-018 unplaced genomic scaffold, ASM1337386v2 scaffold_402, whole genome shotgun sequence genome and includes:
- the LOC118648370 gene encoding LOW QUALITY PROTEIN: apolipophorins-like (The sequence of the model RefSeq protein was modified relative to this genomic sequence to represent the inferred CDS: inserted 1 base in 1 codon; deleted 1 base in 1 codon); its protein translation is MEMIAKAILLFAIVCATTTVQGEIAKDSTQCGRTKCKVPSERKFKYHEDIHYVYAYSMDVSTNLGYQLSSPYSKNDSALHIDATLSVHFNSPCEGTLRILNASISHDRNAYNPEFPDRAGSEFKASLERHELRFTFDDGLIHELCPDRHEPIWALNIKRGVLSMLQNSMRRFDVDHRGDEGRCSRELRYSLSLVRSPEDQSNCQESKYLADCQNGPKYFSIVQSNPYQSPRKQHQQHGLVVCDEMRILQPLSNGDKAGARTESQAILQLVQELTETNFSYGFEEDEDNDDEEKDEDNFVQGAPRMKGRHCCMTTLGSADELPSKGFSEIFTNFIHSARFLDYPSLSQLFNRANSICKNGKKHIVAALPFLXSNAAVKVMNDLIIKKYVNEATINDWIVTSLCFHNRIRTPFKAVSKLLDFHDADCINVEEVNVFLSHLQQKISQGCEPRFHPPATIKETLEALKAIGNMGLETKSLRQELKKCIDDIGGFLPMEARIAAVDAHRRLPSCEETRDEFFLDYYRNTTLDTEIRIASYLQVMRCPDYNVVKTIKHTLKVEEVNQVGSFVWSHLTNLYNSASPTRVEIQSLLTDRDIDNKFNSDVRKFSRNYENSFFSEEYNVGVNYQTNLIFSPKSYMPRSLTFNVTTDFLGRSVNLLEITARTEGLEYYAETLFGPDGIYSNERISNHLQNFLRRFRSASENNNYWDGVKRLPNIIDNNFDNPKISLGYKIFGNELMFTMLDGDKQVRAALANFNPWQKIKEFLAMQEIFYEKSGMFLDSSYVVPMGWFAYSFGPRWFCRLYFKISKMFNDARLSDKEFQLTANIASSISIDMMSTMTVDAFYKSAGLKLRTNLTFWHNAASSEFKQYPFSACESGFPNRKIEMFSLVSDVVLLKATVWAMSRRNHWVSW